The Flavobacterium johnsoniae genomic sequence CTTTTTCATCAATAATTTTAAAACGGTAAATCATTTTGGCAGCTGGCGTGTCTACAACCGTTGTTTCGATTGTTACCACATCGCCGTAACGCAAAGACAATTTATGTTCGCAAGTCGATTTTACAATTGGAGTTGTGTAACCAGTTGCCGCAATATCTAAATATGTAAGTCCGTGTTGGCGGCCAAACGCTTCACGTCCATCTTCGAAATAAGTAATATAGTTTCCGTGCCAAACAATTCCAAGCGGATCTGTTTCGTTAAAACGAATTCTGATTTCGTGTGAAACGGTCAAGTCTGTAGCCTCGTTAAACTGCTCTTTTCTTTTTATCATAAAATAATGCGATGGAAGTTGTAATAATGAAAAACAAAAATAATAAACTTATTTCTGGAATGATTTCTAAGAACGAAACGCTGCGCAATAAAACGTCGTAAAACGCCTCTAATGCCCAGTTCATTGGTGAAGATTTAGCAATAATCTGCATAATTTTTGGCATGGCAAAAACGGGAACCCAAACGCCACCAACGGCAGCTAAAATAATCACACTTGTTGCGCCAAAAGGAGCTGATTGTTCTTGTGTGCTTGCTACGGTTCCTAATAAAATTCCGAATCCGATTGCTGCAAAACCTGAAAATAAAGCCACAACACTCATCATCAATAAATGTCCTTCAATATTTAAAGAAGGCAATCCGATAGACGGAAATAAGAATACGGCAACAGCAACCATCATGTAAAACTGAATCATACAAATGATCGAGTAGGTAATAGTTTTTCCAATAATAACAACCAAATTAGAAACTGGATTGGTTCTTAATCGAACAAAAGTTCCTTGTGATTTTTCTTTTACAATATTAATAGATAACGGAATTACAATAAAAAAGATTGCAAAAAGTGTCCATGCCGGAACATTGTGTTGCGTCGAATTAGGACGAATCTCTTTGTTATTAATCTTCGGAATTATTTCTTTAAAACTGATGAAATTTTTCTGCTCAAAATCGATAGTTTCTTCTCCTAATTGTTTTTGAAAAGTGCTGTAAATTGATTTTGTTTCAATCTGCGAAATCATTTTGTCAATCGAACTCATAACTGCATTTTTGAAACTCATTTGAACCGCTGGATCAAAATATAGTTTTACCTCTTTTTCTTTTATAATGCGTTGAGGTTCGCTTGTTGCAGTGCTATCTGTCAAACCTAAATTGCTCACAATTTTTTCTACATTCTGATCTACTTTTGTCTGTAAGTCAGAACTTAGGTTTTGTGGAATTACAATTGCCAATTGAAATTTTCCTTTGTAAACATTTTCTTTGGCAATTTCTTCTGTTACAGGTTTGTTGTCAATTTTAGTTACTACTGTAAACAAATTGCTTTTTTCTAAATTTTCAAAAACCGTTTTTGCAACAGAACCTTTGTCATTATCGACAATTAGAATCTGAATTTTAGAATCGGTTACAGCTTTAAAAGTGCTGTCTTGAATTAAAGTCACAGTAATCACCAAAACCAAAGGCATTATAAATAAAATAATCAATCCGCCTAAATCTCTTTTTAGCAAAAGGAATTCTTTTACCACCGACATCCAAATTTTATATATCATCTCTCAACGCTTTTCCGGTTAATGAAATAAAAACATCTTCGAGATTTCGGGCATCTTTCGTAGCTTCAATTAATGCCAATGGAGTATCTTGTGCATAAATCTGTCCTTGATCTAAAATAGCGATCTGCGTGCAGAAATCTTCGGCTTCAGCCAAATGATGCGAAGTATAAATAATGGTCGTTCCGCTTTCGTTTAAAACTTTCAAATAATCGATAATCGCAGCTTTAGAATGCACATCGACACCAACTGTTGGTTCATCTAAAAACAACACTTTTGGTTTGTGCAGAATTCCAGCAATTAGATTAACGCGACGTTTCATTCCGCCCGAAAAAGTCTGAACTTGTTTATCTGCAAATTTCAATAAACCCAAAAGATCCAAAGCTTCGATTACTTTGTCTTTTAGATCAGAACCTTTCAAACCGTACATACTTCCAAAATAATGCAGATTTTCTCTCGCCGTTAAAGTCGGATATAAAGCATATTCCTGAGGAACAACACCAATAATTTTTTTAATTTTTGAAGCCTGATGCTGATAATCTAAACCATCAATTGAAAAATGTCCAGAAGTTGGTTTTACCAATCCGCAGAGCATGGAAATTAAAGTAGTTTTTCCAGCTCCGTTTGGACCTAATAAACCAAAAATCTGACCTTCGTTTATGTTTAGCGAAACGTTGTTCAAAGAATACATTTCTGCATTTTTGTACTTTTTCGAAAGGGATTCTATTTGAATGATAGACTGCAAAATATATTCTTAGCTAATCGCTTTTTTTAATTTTTTGAAAAAGATTTCTTCTCTATTCGCAATGTCCAAAAGTTCATCGGCAATAGTGTTGTACGCATCTTCTTTGGCGCTTCTGTTTTTATAAATTCTTGAAGCTTCAACAGCAAAATCTCGCCATGAATCGCCAATTTTTGTCATTTCTTTTGAAAGTTCTTTTAGTTCTTCATTACCTAAAATAACCGAAGCTTCCTGTAAAAATGCTGCATAAATAAAACGGAAACCCCCGCCTCCAGTTCCAATTTCTTCTTGCATACGAACCATTTGCGCCAAATAATGATTGGCTTTTTTGGTTCCGTGTTTTATAGGCCATTTTCTAATTTGCTTAGAAACAAATTTGATTCCGCGAACACCGACAATTGGCATTGGCGCCAACATATCCCGACACGTATTTTTTATTCCTTTAATAATGGCGCTTTTTAAATCGACGTCTTTCGGAACTTGAATTGGATAATACATTTGTCCGCGCGGTGCAAAAGCACCTTTAGCAAAACGAACTTTGTCTAATTCTTCGTGTGTTAATGTTGTAACGGTTTCCATAACTGGATCGCTCACTAAATAATCAGTTTCGGTTTTGCCATAAACGACTAAATTGTGCGCGTTGAAATGAAAACGATATTCGTCTGGAAAGTAGCTTAAATTGTAAACGCCAACTTGTAATCCCGTTGGAATATTATTTTTTAAATTTTCATCTAAAGCTTTATTCGCGTTTGAAACTGATGAAAATTTTTGTCTTTTTATTTTTAAATTTAAACGAGTTGCCACTTTATTAAAAATCTGTCCAGGCAAAGTTCTGTAGCTGATTGCCGGAGCATAATTGACTTTTATAAAAGGCAGGTATACAAAAAATAAACCTGAGCCAATACCAAAAACCATCGGTTCGCTGATGTTTAGTCCGCTATTTTTTAGCAGATTTGACGCTACTCCATTCTCGCAATGAGCAGACTGATGATGTGTGAAAGTTAATTCCATTTATTTGGTAATGCTGTTTTTTAATTCTTCAATTGAAATCTCAAAAGTATCGGCGTATTTCTGCAAAATTTTATGACTTAATGTTGCAAAAACACTTGGTTTAAAATGTCTTTTTACGCGCCATTTCCAAAAACCTACATAACTAGACAAAATAGTAAGATCCATTTTGTTGACTTCCATAAAATACACAATCGGACTTGCTTCGCCATTTAAAACTTGTTGTTTGGCATCGGCAATTCTTTCGTTTATTTCGTCGATAGAATTTGAAAGTGCAATTGTTTTGGGTTCCCAGCCAGTGCTTAATGTTGTGGTATAATTGCCATTTTCATCTGTAGCGTACAAAAGCTCTTTTACGTTGTTTTTTGTTAAGTTACTTTGATCCTGAGGTACTTTATCTTTTTCCATTACCTAGTTATATTTTCAAGAGGAATTGTTACGAAACCGAAACCGTTTTTTGAATAAACAAGTTGATTTCGCATTCTAAGAGTATCTGATTTTCGACAGAACTGTTACAGCTCATCGTGCATAAAGTGTAATCGTCGCCAGCAAATTTTGAAACTAAATTTGCTTTGGTAATTATGGTTTCGCCGACTTTTGGCAACGAATGAATTTTTACATTTTTTAAGGCACTGATAAATCCAATTACATTTACGTTTTCATTTTCTGTTCCGTCTTCGTCAAAAAAGTATTTTTTTCCAACAATAGACGAACAAGTCTGCGCCGTATTTTCTATTAAACCTGCTTCGATAAAAACATTATTCTGAACAAAAATATTGTCTTGTTTTATCAAAAAGATGGTTTCTACAAAGTTGGCATCAATATCCAAAATTAAATCGACCATAAGCATTGGCGCTCGGTGCGGTAAATAATTTTGTATGTCAACTCCGGTATTCAAAATCATATATTATTTGGCTAAAACGGTTTTCATTTGTCCGTTTGCAATTTCTTCATTATTTAATTTCGTGACAATATTCACTAAAGTGATTCCTGCAAACTCTTGCAAAATAGTTACTTCAGACTGAATATTGTCGTTTAATTGAGGCAGTTTTTTAATTTCAATTTCCTTAATAGAACCAATATATCCCGTTGGAGCAATTTCATTTTTTAGAAAAAATTGATATCCAGTATGCAAAGCAACAGATTGTGCCATATGTTCAATTAAACCAGCTTCAAGAAAAATGTCATTTTTTACGAAAATATTATCCTGCTGAATCTTTAAACCAGAAACCAAAGAAGTTTCAGTGTAAGAATGCATAGCATCAACCATTACAAAAGGGAACTTTTGAGGCAATAAATTTTCGACCGTTTCTTTTTCTAAAAGCGCCATTGTTTCCATTAGCAAACTGTTAAATACGCATACGCGAAAGAAAATCTTCCACTTTCTGGAACTGATAAAAGAATTTTATCTCCTTTTTTTAAGTTTCCAGAATTCATTAATTCTTCTAAAGCCAGATAAATAGAGGCAGAACCTACATTTCCAACTCTAGAAAGATTCATGAACCATTTATCATCGCTCATCCCGATTCCTTTTTCTGTTAATCCTTTCTTTAATCCTTCAACAAAGAAATTAGAAGAAACGTGAGGAATAAAATACGTAATATCGTCAGATTTGATGTTGTTTTTATCCATTGCGTCTTTCATGCTTTCTGCACCTTTAGACAGGATAAATTCATCTAGTAATTTTACATCTTGCTTAATTGAGAAAACAGATTCGTTCAGCCATTGTTCTGGTGCATAATCGCTCCAACTTTTTATTTCTCCGTTTTCCAATTTATCTCCTCCAGCGTACATGCAGGTTTCTAATTCGTATGCATACGAAAAAGCTTCCATCCATTCTATTTTCAGTGAAATTGGTCCACGTGGTTTGTTTTCTAATAAAAAAGCACCCGCACCGT encodes the following:
- a CDS encoding acyl-CoA thioesterase, encoding MIKRKEQFNEATDLTVSHEIRIRFNETDPLGIVWHGNYITYFEDGREAFGRQHGLTYLDIAATGYTTPIVKSTCEHKLSLRYGDVVTIETTVVDTPAAKMIYRFKIIDEKGEVACTGETTQVFLDAAGNLMLTNPPFYEEWKRKVGLLK
- a CDS encoding ABC transporter permease, producing MIYKIWMSVVKEFLLLKRDLGGLIILFIMPLVLVITVTLIQDSTFKAVTDSKIQILIVDNDKGSVAKTVFENLEKSNLFTVVTKIDNKPVTEEIAKENVYKGKFQLAIVIPQNLSSDLQTKVDQNVEKIVSNLGLTDSTATSEPQRIIKEKEVKLYFDPAVQMSFKNAVMSSIDKMISQIETKSIYSTFQKQLGEETIDFEQKNFISFKEIIPKINNKEIRPNSTQHNVPAWTLFAIFFIVIPLSINIVKEKSQGTFVRLRTNPVSNLVVIIGKTITYSIICMIQFYMMVAVAVFLFPSIGLPSLNIEGHLLMMSVVALFSGFAAIGFGILLGTVASTQEQSAPFGATSVIILAAVGGVWVPVFAMPKIMQIIAKSSPMNWALEAFYDVLLRSVSFLEIIPEISLLFLFFIITTSIALFYDKKKRAV
- a CDS encoding ABC transporter ATP-binding protein, which translates into the protein MYSLNNVSLNINEGQIFGLLGPNGAGKTTLISMLCGLVKPTSGHFSIDGLDYQHQASKIKKIIGVVPQEYALYPTLTARENLHYFGSMYGLKGSDLKDKVIEALDLLGLLKFADKQVQTFSGGMKRRVNLIAGILHKPKVLFLDEPTVGVDVHSKAAIIDYLKVLNESGTTIIYTSHHLAEAEDFCTQIAILDQGQIYAQDTPLALIEATKDARNLEDVFISLTGKALRDDI
- a CDS encoding BtrH N-terminal domain-containing protein is translated as MELTFTHHQSAHCENGVASNLLKNSGLNISEPMVFGIGSGLFFVYLPFIKVNYAPAISYRTLPGQIFNKVATRLNLKIKRQKFSSVSNANKALDENLKNNIPTGLQVGVYNLSYFPDEYRFHFNAHNLVVYGKTETDYLVSDPVMETVTTLTHEELDKVRFAKGAFAPRGQMYYPIQVPKDVDLKSAIIKGIKNTCRDMLAPMPIVGVRGIKFVSKQIRKWPIKHGTKKANHYLAQMVRMQEEIGTGGGGFRFIYAAFLQEASVILGNEELKELSKEMTKIGDSWRDFAVEASRIYKNRSAKEDAYNTIADELLDIANREEIFFKKLKKAIS
- a CDS encoding ABC transporter permease, with product MILNTGVDIQNYLPHRAPMLMVDLILDIDANFVETIFLIKQDNIFVQNNVFIEAGLIENTAQTCSSIVGKKYFFDEDGTENENVNVIGFISALKNVKIHSLPKVGETIITKANLVSKFAGDDYTLCTMSCNSSVENQILLECEINLFIQKTVSVS